The following coding sequences lie in one Thermosulfuriphilus ammonigenes genomic window:
- a CDS encoding bifunctional alpha,alpha-trehalose-phosphate synthase (UDP-forming)/trehalose-phosphatase: MPSRLIIVANRLPVTVSKQEKRLVFHSSAGGLATGLGSFYRQKNGLWLGWPGLSSESARGYEEEIRERLAQESCRPIFLTKRQVEYYYYGFSNRILWPLFHYFLQYVNFEKRFWDSYRQVNRLFCEAVLNEATEEDIIWVHDYQLLLLPGLLRRHLPRATIGFFLHIPFPSFEIIRTLPWREEILEGMLGADLIGFHTYDYARHFLSCVRRILGKDHSLGLVHVSNRVAKVDTFPMGIDYERFAGSPELKEVQAEIRRLRRRIGDRKVILSVDRLDYTKGIPQRLAAFDLFLERYPRYREKVILVLVGVPSRTKVEHYIQLKREVDELIGRINGRHGTLGWTPIWYLYRSLSFPTLVALYHLAEVALVTPLRDGMNLIAKEFVATKTTDRGVLILSEMAGAAREMGEAIIVNPFNIQEVANSLALALEMDEDEQADRLRRLKERLRRYDIYRWTGEFMDRLNHLQEMQHQREARKLSPETRKNLIQDYLKAKERLFFLDYDGTLVSFSGRPELAKPDGELKKILAELADKNNRVVIISGRDRQTMESWLGNLPIDLVAEHGVWFKEGGGEWEMIEPLKQDWKETIRPILELYMDRTPGSLIEEKEFSLVWHYRMSDPELGSLRARELKDALVNLTENFNLMVLEGNKVIEVKPANINKGRAALRWLVPKAWDFILAMGDDWTDEDLFDVLPDWAYSIKIGLEPSRARFNLESSREARRLLKELAHAQ, from the coding sequence ATGCCTTCTCGATTGATCATTGTTGCCAATCGATTACCAGTTACCGTAAGCAAACAGGAAAAACGCTTGGTCTTTCACTCCAGTGCCGGAGGGCTAGCCACCGGGCTGGGATCCTTCTATCGCCAGAAAAATGGGCTCTGGTTGGGGTGGCCGGGGCTCTCTAGTGAGAGTGCCAGGGGTTACGAAGAAGAGATCAGAGAGCGACTGGCTCAAGAATCTTGCCGCCCCATCTTTCTTACCAAACGTCAGGTCGAGTATTATTATTATGGCTTCAGCAATCGTATTCTCTGGCCGCTGTTTCATTACTTTCTTCAGTACGTAAACTTTGAAAAGCGTTTCTGGGATAGCTACCGTCAGGTAAATCGGCTCTTCTGTGAAGCTGTTCTCAACGAAGCCACCGAAGAAGACATCATCTGGGTCCATGACTATCAGCTTCTTTTATTGCCCGGCCTCTTAAGGCGCCATCTTCCTCGGGCCACCATTGGATTTTTTCTTCATATTCCCTTTCCCTCTTTTGAGATCATCCGCACCCTTCCCTGGCGAGAAGAAATACTGGAGGGTATGCTAGGGGCCGATCTTATTGGCTTCCACACCTATGATTACGCCCGGCATTTTTTGAGTTGTGTCCGCCGTATCCTGGGCAAGGACCACAGTCTGGGGTTGGTTCATGTATCCAACCGGGTGGCCAAAGTGGACACCTTTCCTATGGGAATAGACTATGAACGATTTGCCGGCTCACCGGAGCTAAAGGAGGTTCAGGCTGAAATTCGCCGTCTTCGTCGCCGAATCGGCGACCGTAAAGTGATCCTCTCTGTAGATCGTCTGGATTACACCAAGGGTATCCCCCAGCGCCTGGCGGCCTTTGATCTGTTTTTAGAACGCTATCCCCGCTATCGGGAAAAAGTCATTCTTGTCCTGGTTGGGGTTCCCTCCCGAACTAAAGTAGAACATTACATCCAGCTAAAACGAGAGGTTGATGAATTAATTGGCCGCATAAACGGCCGTCATGGCACCTTGGGCTGGACCCCTATTTGGTATCTTTACCGCTCCCTGTCTTTTCCCACCTTGGTCGCCCTTTACCATTTAGCTGAAGTAGCCCTGGTTACCCCCTTGAGAGACGGGATGAATCTCATCGCCAAGGAGTTTGTGGCCACCAAGACTACCGATCGAGGAGTTCTTATTCTCAGTGAAATGGCCGGAGCTGCCAGGGAGATGGGTGAAGCCATAATCGTTAACCCCTTTAACATCCAAGAGGTGGCCAACTCCTTGGCCTTAGCCCTAGAAATGGATGAAGACGAACAGGCCGACCGCCTAAGGAGGCTTAAAGAACGCCTTAGGCGATATGATATCTATCGCTGGACAGGGGAATTCATGGACCGACTAAACCACCTCCAGGAGATGCAACATCAGCGAGAAGCCCGTAAGCTCTCACCAGAGACCAGGAAGAATCTCATTCAAGACTATCTTAAGGCCAAGGAGCGACTTTTCTTCTTGGATTACGATGGAACTTTAGTTTCCTTCTCCGGCCGACCAGAGCTAGCCAAACCGGATGGAGAGCTTAAAAAGATTCTCGCCGAGTTGGCCGATAAAAACAACAGAGTGGTCATCATTAGTGGCCGTGATCGCCAGACCATGGAAAGCTGGTTAGGCAATTTACCTATAGACTTGGTAGCCGAACACGGAGTCTGGTTCAAAGAGGGGGGTGGGGAATGGGAAATGATCGAACCCCTCAAGCAGGACTGGAAAGAAACTATAAGACCCATTTTGGAGCTCTACATGGACCGGACTCCTGGCTCACTCATCGAGGAGAAGGAATTCTCGTTGGTTTGGCACTACAGGATGTCGGACCCAGAGCTGGGGAGTCTGCGAGCCCGGGAGCTCAAAGATGCTCTGGTCAACTTGACAGAGAATTTCAACCTTATGGTGCTTGAGGGTAATAAGGTTATCGAGGTCAAACCGGCCAACATTAATAAAGGCCGGGCCGCCCTGCGGTGGCTGGTCCCCAAGGCCTGGGATTTCATATTGGCCATGGGAGACGACTGGACTGATGAAGACCTCTTCGATGTCCTTCCAGATTGGGCCTATTCCATCAAGATCGGCCTTGAGCCTTCCAGGGCCAGGTTTAACCTGGAATCCTCTCGGGAGGCCCGAAGACTCCTTAAGGAGTTAGCCCATGCCCAATGA
- a CDS encoding rod shape-determining protein, with protein sequence MILDSLFGWLSTDMAIDLGTANTLVYVKGKGIVLREPSVVAVKKDGRNNKVLAVGKEAKMMLGKTPGNIVAIRPMKDGVIADFEVTEAMLRYFIRKVHNRRTLVRPRIVISVPSGITQVEKRAVKESAESAGAREVYLIEEPMAAAIGAGLPITEPTANMVVDIGGGTTEVAVISLAGIVYSKSVRVAGDKMDEAILQYIKRKYNLLIGEHTAENIKITIGNVLPEEPFETMDIKGRDLVTGVPKTITIDAGEVREAIKEQVETILETVKVALEQTPPELAADIVDKGIVLTGGGALLRNLDKLIRQETSLPVIIADDPLSSVVLGSGKTLDNIHVLREIMIQ encoded by the coding sequence ATGATCCTTGATTCTCTTTTTGGTTGGCTTTCCACAGATATGGCCATTGATCTCGGGACGGCTAACACCCTGGTTTATGTCAAGGGTAAGGGTATAGTGCTTCGGGAACCTTCAGTGGTAGCGGTAAAAAAGGATGGCCGCAACAATAAAGTCTTGGCCGTAGGCAAAGAGGCCAAGATGATGTTAGGTAAGACTCCGGGCAACATAGTGGCCATCCGTCCAATGAAAGACGGGGTCATTGCCGACTTTGAGGTCACTGAGGCCATGCTTCGCTACTTTATCCGCAAGGTTCACAATCGCCGCACCCTGGTGCGCCCCCGGATAGTCATTAGTGTCCCTTCGGGGATTACCCAGGTAGAGAAACGAGCCGTGAAGGAAAGTGCAGAAAGCGCCGGGGCCAGAGAGGTTTATCTCATTGAGGAGCCCATGGCGGCGGCCATAGGTGCTGGTTTACCCATAACTGAGCCCACAGCCAACATGGTGGTGGATATCGGAGGGGGGACCACCGAGGTGGCTGTTATTTCTCTGGCGGGAATCGTCTATAGCAAGTCGGTACGGGTGGCCGGTGATAAGATGGACGAGGCCATTCTTCAGTACATCAAACGCAAGTATAATCTGCTAATTGGTGAACACACCGCTGAAAATATTAAAATTACCATTGGTAATGTCCTCCCCGAGGAACCCTTTGAAACCATGGACATCAAGGGACGCGATCTGGTTACCGGTGTTCCAAAGACTATCACTATAGATGCCGGTGAGGTGAGAGAGGCTATTAAGGAGCAAGTAGAAACAATCTTGGAGACGGTTAAGGTGGCCTTGGAGCAGACCCCGCCAGAACTGGCGGCCGATATAGTAGATAAGGGCATTGTTCTTACCGGCGGAGGAGCCCTTTTGCGGAACCTGGACAAGCTCATTAGGCAGGAGACCTCCCTCCCGGTAATCATTGCCGATGATCCCCTCTCTTCGGTGGTCCTTGGTTCCGGCAAGACCCTTGATAATATCCATGTCTTAAGAGAAATCATGATCCAGTAG
- the rodA gene encoding rod shape-determining protein RodA, with product MFDRRYLSHFDWILLAIVLVIMALGVVNLYSASATLTKGGGIFYLKQLNWYIIGLFFMFLLLLVDYRWFYKWAPILYIVCLVSLVLVLFIGKEVGGGRRWLSLGFANVQPSEFAKLATVIALASYFYRRDPAEGYGLKDLIFPTILVLVPALLIMEEPDLGTAGLLFLIYASMLLLIRIRWPVLISMALGTLLSLPILWLNLKPYQRRRIEIFLRPELDPLGSGYHVIQSKIAVGSGGMFGRGYLSGTQSRLNFLPERHTDFAFSVFAEEWGFLGAVGVIGLYLLLLIRGLSIAARSKERFGSFLAFGIVAMIFWQAVINIAMVVGMMPVVGIPLPLFSYGGSSVLTTMIGIGLLLNIRMRRFMFQ from the coding sequence ATGTTCGATAGAAGATACCTTTCCCATTTTGACTGGATTCTTCTGGCTATAGTTCTGGTCATTATGGCTTTGGGAGTGGTCAATCTCTACAGTGCCTCTGCCACTCTGACGAAGGGAGGCGGTATTTTCTATCTTAAACAACTTAACTGGTATATCATTGGTCTCTTTTTTATGTTTTTGCTTCTTCTTGTTGACTATCGCTGGTTCTATAAGTGGGCTCCCATTTTATATATTGTTTGTCTGGTTAGCCTGGTGCTGGTGCTTTTTATTGGCAAGGAGGTAGGGGGAGGGCGACGCTGGCTGTCTCTGGGGTTTGCTAATGTTCAGCCCTCTGAGTTTGCTAAGCTGGCCACGGTGATTGCCCTTGCCAGCTATTTCTACCGGCGGGATCCGGCGGAAGGTTATGGTTTAAAGGATCTTATCTTCCCTACTATTTTGGTGTTAGTCCCTGCTCTTCTTATCATGGAGGAGCCAGATCTAGGAACCGCTGGTCTTCTTTTTTTGATTTACGCCTCAATGCTGCTCCTGATCCGTATTCGCTGGCCAGTTTTGATCTCCATGGCCTTGGGAACCCTGCTTTCTCTGCCCATTCTTTGGCTTAACCTCAAGCCATATCAGCGTCGTCGCATAGAAATCTTTCTCCGTCCCGAACTTGATCCCTTAGGTAGTGGATATCACGTTATTCAATCCAAGATAGCCGTCGGTTCGGGAGGAATGTTTGGAAGGGGCTACCTCTCCGGCACTCAGAGCCGCCTTAATTTCCTCCCTGAAAGGCACACTGATTTTGCTTTCTCTGTTTTTGCTGAGGAATGGGGCTTTCTGGGAGCTGTTGGCGTTATTGGTCTTTACCTGCTCTTACTCATTAGAGGGCTTTCCATCGCGGCCCGATCAAAGGAACGTTTTGGTAGTTTTTTGGCCTTTGGAATAGTGGCCATGATCTTCTGGCAGGCGGTAATCAACATTGCCATGGTGGTGGGGATGATGCCGGTGGTGGGGATCCCCCTGCCGCTTTTTAGTTACGGAGGGTCCTCTGTGCTTACCACCATGATTGGTATTGGATTGCTGCTCAACATCCGGATGCGTCGATTCATGTTCCAATAG
- the mrdA gene encoding penicillin-binding protein 2 yields MRSSFNLRRFEESDNGALRTRFNLAYGLVLVFFSVLVVRLWFLQILHGHEYRLKAEENRIRRVLISPPRGNILDREGRLLAGVRPCFNLSVIPEDVKDMEGLLEELSRITGIDEEIFRQSLLAQKKRSPFHPLILARDLDRQTVARIEARRYKLPGIFIEVEPKRYYPHRNTAAHLIGYLGEVSAKELRDPRFEKYRPGDRIGRTGIERAFEKILHGEEGERRVEVDAHGRIIQVIREIPPRPGNTLILSVDLDLQKVAQEVLDNQAGAAIVMDVKNGRLLALASSPTFDLEKISYGLSHSEWQKLINDPRRPLENKAIQGTYSPGSIFKIVSMAAALEEGAVSADLKVFCPGYYRFGRRVFRCWKAGGHGWVNIEEALVESCDVYFYHLGEILGADVMARYARSFGFGKKTGIKLFSEKSGLVPDTAWKRRRFGERWHEGESLIMAIGQGYTLVTPLQIVRMVAAVANGGHLYRPLYLQRILDPDGLEVTRVSVEENGRLGLSRETLSRIRRALIGVVEEGTGTAAKMKDILLAGKTGTAQVIRMGKKRLKTEELPYEYRDHAWFAAYAPADDPEVAVVVLVEHGGHGGSVAAPLVKKILEAYFQKKRPLPSPKGIKIAYVR; encoded by the coding sequence ATGAGGTCTTCCTTTAACCTTCGACGCTTTGAAGAGTCGGACAATGGGGCCTTGAGAACCCGATTTAACTTGGCCTACGGCTTGGTCTTGGTTTTCTTTTCTGTGCTGGTGGTCAGGTTGTGGTTTTTGCAAATTCTTCATGGCCATGAATATCGCCTTAAGGCCGAAGAGAACAGGATTCGCCGGGTTCTTATTTCCCCTCCTCGAGGCAACATTTTAGACCGGGAGGGACGATTGCTGGCCGGGGTAAGACCTTGTTTTAATCTTTCGGTCATTCCTGAAGACGTAAAAGATATGGAGGGGCTCCTGGAGGAGCTTTCTCGAATTACAGGGATAGACGAAGAGATATTTCGTCAGAGTCTCCTGGCCCAGAAAAAACGTTCTCCCTTTCACCCCCTGATCCTGGCCCGTGATCTTGACCGGCAGACTGTGGCCCGCATCGAGGCCCGTCGCTATAAGTTGCCTGGAATCTTCATCGAGGTGGAGCCCAAAAGATATTATCCTCATCGCAATACGGCGGCCCACCTTATTGGGTACCTGGGAGAGGTAAGTGCCAAAGAACTCCGTGATCCTCGATTTGAGAAGTATCGTCCCGGAGATCGCATTGGTCGGACGGGGATAGAGAGGGCCTTTGAGAAGATTCTTCATGGGGAGGAAGGGGAGCGACGGGTGGAAGTCGATGCCCATGGAAGGATTATTCAGGTAATCCGGGAGATTCCTCCCCGGCCGGGGAATACCTTGATTCTTTCGGTGGATCTTGATCTTCAAAAGGTGGCCCAGGAGGTCTTAGATAATCAAGCCGGGGCAGCCATAGTCATGGATGTCAAAAATGGGCGGCTTCTGGCCTTGGCCAGCAGTCCCACCTTTGATCTGGAGAAGATATCCTATGGTTTAAGCCATTCAGAATGGCAGAAGTTGATCAACGATCCCCGACGTCCTTTAGAGAACAAGGCTATTCAGGGAACTTATTCGCCAGGATCCATTTTTAAAATCGTCTCCATGGCGGCGGCCCTGGAAGAAGGAGCCGTATCTGCTGACCTAAAGGTCTTCTGCCCTGGATATTACCGTTTTGGTCGTCGGGTATTTCGCTGCTGGAAGGCCGGCGGGCATGGCTGGGTAAATATAGAGGAGGCCTTAGTTGAGTCCTGTGATGTCTATTTTTACCATCTGGGGGAAATTTTGGGGGCCGATGTTATGGCCCGATATGCCCGGTCCTTTGGTTTCGGGAAAAAAACAGGAATCAAACTCTTCTCAGAAAAGTCTGGCCTTGTCCCTGATACCGCCTGGAAGAGACGCCGTTTTGGTGAGAGATGGCATGAGGGAGAAAGCCTCATAATGGCTATTGGGCAGGGCTATACCTTGGTTACCCCTCTTCAGATAGTCCGAATGGTGGCTGCCGTGGCTAATGGTGGTCATTTATATCGACCACTTTATCTGCAGCGGATCCTTGACCCCGATGGCCTGGAGGTGACCAGGGTAAGTGTTGAAGAAAATGGTCGCCTAGGGCTTTCCCGGGAGACCCTTTCTCGCATCAGGCGAGCCCTGATAGGGGTTGTAGAGGAGGGGACCGGGACGGCCGCCAAAATGAAAGACATTTTGCTGGCCGGCAAGACAGGGACAGCTCAGGTGATCCGTATGGGGAAAAAGAGACTCAAAACGGAAGAGCTTCCCTATGAGTATCGCGACCACGCTTGGTTTGCCGCCTATGCTCCGGCAGATGATCCGGAGGTGGCGGTGGTTGTCTTGGTGGAGCATGGGGGGCATGGAGGAAGTGTGGCGGCTCCGCTGGTGAAAAAGATCCTTGAGGCCTATTTTCAAAAGAAAAGACCTCTTCCCTCACCAAAAGGGATAAAAATTGCCTATGTTCGATAG
- the mreD gene encoding rod shape-determining protein MreD produces the protein MRIKRDSKGELYFSGVVFLIGGLILVVSLTILARFSWLRVDLYLLLITVIALFDLGGAAGVLLAGSWGLLMDTFSGYFLGPHIMVYPLGFFLVRSLQAKFLFRRALEGILLTFWMALLLEGLVVFFIRFIYAGEVGEGLWGRLLYQALVLALLFPPFWFFFRRLRQRFGLGEEI, from the coding sequence TTGCGAATCAAAAGGGATTCTAAGGGGGAGCTTTATTTTTCGGGAGTGGTCTTCCTTATTGGAGGGCTGATTCTGGTTGTTTCCCTTACAATTCTGGCCCGATTTTCCTGGCTGAGAGTAGATCTTTATCTCTTGCTCATTACCGTAATAGCTCTCTTTGATTTGGGAGGGGCAGCGGGAGTCCTACTTGCTGGATCTTGGGGGCTCCTTATGGATACCTTTTCTGGCTACTTTCTTGGCCCCCATATTATGGTTTATCCCTTGGGCTTCTTTCTGGTTAGGTCTCTTCAGGCCAAGTTCCTTTTTCGGCGGGCTCTGGAGGGAATATTACTTACCTTCTGGATGGCCCTCCTGCTTGAGGGCTTGGTTGTCTTTTTTATCCGCTTTATCTATGCCGGCGAGGTGGGAGAGGGGCTCTGGGGGCGTCTTCTTTATCAAGCCCTGGTTTTGGCCCTGCTTTTCCCGCCTTTTTGGTTCTTTTTTAGAAGACTTCGGCAACGGTTTGGTCTGGGGGAAGAGATCTAG
- the gltX gene encoding glutamate--tRNA ligase — protein MNIKTRFPPSPTGHLHIGGARTALFNWLFARHHGGKFVLRFEDTDQERSRPEYAQAILEAMKWLGLDWDEGPYYQSQRFDLYRQYIDQLLEEGQAYWCQCSPEELEAKRKKALERGQKPKYDGTCRRLGLGPGPGRVVRFKIPPTGSTVVDDLIRGPVAFDHQELDDFIILRSDGVPTYHFAVVIDDLTMEITHVIRGDDHLNNTPKHILLFKALGAQPPKFAHVPMILGPDRTRLSKRHGAMSVLAYRDEGYLPQALINYLVRLGWSYGDQEIFSLQELIEKFSLENIGRSAAVFNPEKLLWLNAHYIKSESPETLASLVRPFLARLGVENVDEGYLRRAIETVQTRAKTLAEMAEMLLFYFKEPDYDPKAAQKFLKPEVLPALERLAGELKELPEFSNEELLEKLFRGLAEEMGLKLKNIAQPVRVALTGKTVSPGLFEIISLLGKERVISRLKRAIEFIKSKEA, from the coding sequence ATGAACATAAAGACTCGCTTTCCGCCTAGCCCTACAGGTCATCTTCACATTGGGGGGGCCAGAACGGCCCTTTTTAATTGGCTCTTTGCCCGACACCATGGGGGGAAGTTTGTCCTCCGATTTGAGGATACGGATCAGGAGCGTTCACGCCCCGAATATGCCCAGGCCATTCTCGAAGCCATGAAATGGCTAGGGCTTGACTGGGATGAGGGGCCCTACTACCAGAGCCAGCGGTTTGATCTCTACCGTCAGTACATTGACCAGCTCCTGGAGGAAGGCCAGGCCTACTGGTGTCAGTGTAGCCCTGAAGAGCTGGAGGCCAAGAGGAAAAAGGCCTTAGAAAGGGGCCAAAAGCCCAAATACGACGGAACTTGCCGAAGACTGGGGCTGGGACCAGGGCCCGGGCGGGTAGTCCGCTTTAAGATTCCTCCCACCGGGAGCACTGTGGTCGATGATCTCATCCGGGGGCCGGTAGCCTTTGATCATCAAGAGCTGGACGACTTTATCATCCTTCGCTCAGATGGTGTCCCTACCTATCATTTTGCGGTCGTCATAGATGACCTGACTATGGAAATCACCCATGTGATTCGGGGGGATGATCATCTCAATAACACTCCCAAGCATATCCTTCTCTTTAAGGCCTTAGGGGCCCAGCCCCCCAAATTTGCCCACGTGCCCATGATCTTAGGCCCAGATCGGACGCGTTTGTCCAAACGCCATGGAGCCATGAGTGTGCTTGCCTACCGCGATGAAGGCTACCTTCCCCAAGCGTTAATCAACTATTTGGTTCGGCTGGGGTGGTCATATGGAGATCAGGAGATTTTCAGTCTTCAGGAACTCATCGAAAAGTTCAGCCTGGAAAACATAGGCCGCTCAGCGGCGGTCTTCAATCCAGAAAAGCTTCTCTGGCTAAATGCCCACTATATAAAATCGGAATCTCCAGAGACTCTAGCCTCACTGGTTCGACCTTTTCTGGCCCGTCTAGGGGTGGAAAATGTTGATGAAGGCTATCTGCGACGAGCCATCGAAACAGTCCAAACCCGAGCCAAAACCCTGGCAGAGATGGCCGAGATGCTCCTTTTTTATTTTAAGGAGCCGGATTATGATCCCAAAGCGGCCCAAAAATTCTTAAAGCCCGAGGTCTTGCCTGCCCTAGAACGGCTAGCCGGAGAGCTCAAGGAGCTGCCAGAATTCTCCAATGAGGAGCTCCTGGAGAAGCTTTTCCGAGGGCTAGCGGAAGAGATGGGGCTTAAGCTAAAAAATATCGCCCAACCGGTAAGGGTGGCCCTTACCGGGAAGACTGTCTCTCCAGGGCTTTTTGAGATTATTTCCCTTCTAGGTAAAGAACGAGTCATATCCAGACTTAAGAGGGCTATAGAGTTCATCAAATCCAAGGAGGCCTAA
- the amrB gene encoding AmmeMemoRadiSam system protein B, whose product MKKSLVRHPAVAGQFYPADPLALRRMVESYLDPQAPKTQARMAICPHAGYIYSGPVAGAVYSRLLIPEEVIILGPNHHGLGEPAAIMPAGAWEMPFGPVEISAPLAELILDESQILSEDHQAHLYEHSLEVQVPFLQYLRPEVKIVPICLSWLRYNECEEIGLALARAIRAWGRPTLIVSSTDMTHYESQEMAKVKDSLALERILALDPRGLLETVATNRISMCGVIPTTVGLIAARALGAQKAELVRYATSGDITGDYSQVVGYAGLIVE is encoded by the coding sequence ATGAAAAAATCTCTGGTTCGGCATCCGGCTGTAGCTGGCCAGTTTTATCCGGCAGATCCTCTGGCTTTAAGACGAATGGTGGAGTCCTATTTGGATCCTCAGGCTCCGAAAACCCAGGCCCGGATGGCTATCTGCCCTCATGCCGGATACATATACTCTGGCCCGGTGGCCGGTGCCGTATATTCTCGTCTTCTCATCCCAGAAGAGGTTATTATTCTGGGGCCAAATCACCACGGCCTGGGAGAACCGGCGGCCATCATGCCTGCCGGGGCATGGGAGATGCCCTTTGGGCCGGTAGAGATCAGTGCCCCCCTGGCCGAGCTTATTTTGGATGAAAGCCAGATTCTCTCCGAAGACCACCAGGCCCATCTTTATGAACATTCTTTAGAGGTTCAGGTTCCCTTTCTTCAGTATCTTCGTCCGGAGGTTAAGATAGTTCCCATCTGTCTTTCCTGGCTTCGTTACAATGAATGTGAAGAGATAGGCCTGGCCTTGGCTAGGGCGATCAGGGCCTGGGGACGACCGACCCTCATTGTATCCAGCACCGACATGACCCACTATGAATCCCAGGAGATGGCCAAGGTTAAAGACTCCCTGGCCCTTGAACGAATACTTGCCCTTGACCCCCGAGGTCTGTTAGAAACAGTGGCGACCAACAGGATATCTATGTGCGGAGTGATCCCCACAACCGTTGGTCTTATTGCAGCCAGGGCCTTAGGGGCCCAAAAGGCCGAGTTGGTCCGCTATGCCACTTCAGGGGATATAACCGGTGACTACTCTCAGGTAGTCGGTTATGCTGGTTTAATTGTGGAGTAA
- a CDS encoding DUF5752 family protein has product MPNDEVVVDYPFLIKDCALVSISTGEKSHSLAELLDDLRRVHSGCLYHHFWGRLLRPSFEHPEYHNDFAAWAYRALHDQILAERLNIIDPQDYPDLEALRQELIDTIEERMDETEYTPWLKAETPFYFVRSQIVVLDTHRQLTSPEELPEAVLGMSSGSIFYHFIDARRRTSEGTDDFRAWMTAFGPEYQDLIRQLAAIDPYFVTLTELRQQLYEVFRDFFSGRSL; this is encoded by the coding sequence ATGCCCAATGATGAAGTTGTAGTTGACTATCCCTTTTTGATTAAGGACTGCGCTCTGGTGTCTATCTCCACCGGAGAAAAGTCCCATTCCTTGGCGGAACTTCTCGACGATTTAAGACGGGTTCATTCTGGTTGTCTATATCACCACTTCTGGGGGCGTCTTTTGCGCCCCAGTTTTGAGCACCCAGAATATCACAACGACTTTGCCGCCTGGGCCTATCGAGCTCTCCATGATCAAATCCTGGCTGAACGCCTAAATATTATCGACCCTCAGGACTATCCCGATCTTGAAGCCCTGCGGCAGGAGCTCATTGATACCATTGAAGAACGGATGGATGAAACCGAATACACTCCCTGGCTTAAGGCCGAAACTCCGTTTTACTTCGTCCGAAGCCAGATTGTCGTCTTAGACACCCACCGTCAGCTAACAAGTCCGGAGGAGCTTCCGGAGGCTGTCTTAGGGATGTCTTCGGGAAGTATCTTTTATCACTTCATAGATGCCCGCCGCCGGACTTCAGAAGGCACCGATGACTTTCGGGCCTGGATGACGGCCTTTGGCCCGGAATATCAGGATCTCATTCGTCAACTGGCAGCCATTGATCCCTACTTTGTCACCCTAACCGAGCTTCGCCAGCAACTATATGAAGTCTTCAGAGACTTCTTTTCTGGGAGGTCGTTGTGA
- the mreC gene encoding rod shape-determining protein MreC yields MEIFAPAEKFVSQGISGAKKLLDSYVFLVHTHQENEALKKENALLKARLVEYREALIANARLKKLLRLKEKLPYATLAAQVVGRDPSMWFRSLIIDLGSDEGLEEGMAVVTVGGVVGQILGVTPKYAKVMLITDPNSAVDVIVQRSRARGILRGRGSEVCSLEYVSMEADVREGDLLITSGLDGIFPKGLLVGTVYRVLPERQEGLFQRVEVRPAINLEDIEEVLVILRRTGLANQKGF; encoded by the coding sequence GTGGAGATTTTTGCCCCGGCAGAGAAGTTTGTCTCTCAAGGAATTTCCGGGGCCAAAAAACTTCTAGACTCCTATGTTTTTTTGGTCCATACCCACCAGGAGAACGAGGCACTTAAGAAGGAAAATGCCCTCCTTAAGGCCCGATTGGTAGAGTACCGGGAAGCCCTCATCGCCAATGCCCGCCTCAAGAAGCTTTTGAGGCTCAAAGAAAAACTTCCCTATGCCACTCTTGCGGCTCAGGTGGTGGGTCGGGATCCCTCTATGTGGTTCAGAAGCCTGATCATCGATTTGGGGTCTGACGAAGGGCTGGAGGAGGGCATGGCAGTGGTTACAGTTGGAGGGGTGGTTGGTCAAATCTTGGGGGTGACTCCCAAGTACGCCAAGGTAATGCTCATCACTGATCCTAACAGTGCGGTTGATGTTATTGTTCAGCGTTCTCGGGCCCGGGGAATCCTGCGAGGTAGAGGATCCGAGGTCTGCAGCCTGGAGTATGTAAGCATGGAAGCCGATGTTCGGGAGGGAGATCTTTTAATCACTTCAGGCCTTGACGGCATATTCCCTAAAGGACTTCTCGTGGGTACGGTATATCGAGTTTTGCCAGAACGTCAGGAGGGTCTATTTCAGAGGGTTGAGGTCAGGCCAGCCATTAATCTTGAAGATATAGAAGAAGTCTTGGTCATTCTTCGGAGAACCGGACTTGCGAATCAAAAGGGATTCTAA